One Actinomadura viridis genomic region harbors:
- a CDS encoding MDR family MFS transporter, which translates to MGDRVVRSSAASPAVAAAQEQERPPYTHRQILEILAGLMMALLTSMISTSVVATALPTIVGDLGGQDQLAWVASASLLTMTASTPLWGKLSDLFGRKLMFQTALLIFVLASVAAGLSQDIGQLIAARAVQGLGVGGLSALAQVILGDVVEPRQRGRYAGFIGAVFGVSTVAGPLLGGFIVDADGLGWRWCFYVCVPLAVVAFLVIQKVLTLPKVKRDTRLDILGAFTITGSATVLMLLLSLGGKEFAWNSAWTYGLAAGAVLLMLLAVTAERRAAEPILPPRLFRNRTFVLTGVASLCVGIAMFGALIYLPQFLQIVRGMSPTASGLMALPLVIGMFVTSTVSGQIVTRTGRWKVFPVVGLLCTGAGMYLLSRLHTDSSDLMMGVAVAVLGVGLGLTLQILMLAAQNAAGRADLAATTSGVSFFRNLGGAMGVAAFGAILTNRLTAELNGALAAARVRPPAGTGTVLGSPDEIHRLPEPFQHIVLESFTRALETVFLVGVPVAVLGFLAVIALKELPLRGDTGPTPETAPATVPETSPVSR; encoded by the coding sequence ATGGGGGACAGAGTGGTTCGATCGAGCGCGGCGTCACCGGCGGTGGCGGCGGCGCAGGAGCAGGAGCGCCCGCCATATACCCACCGGCAGATCCTGGAGATCCTGGCCGGCCTGATGATGGCCCTGCTGACCTCGATGATCTCGACCTCGGTGGTCGCCACCGCCCTGCCGACCATCGTGGGCGACCTGGGCGGGCAGGACCAGCTCGCCTGGGTGGCCAGCGCCTCGCTGCTGACCATGACCGCCTCGACGCCGCTGTGGGGCAAGCTGTCGGACCTGTTCGGCCGCAAGCTGATGTTCCAGACCGCGCTGCTGATCTTCGTACTGGCCTCGGTCGCCGCCGGGCTCTCCCAGGACATCGGCCAGCTCATCGCGGCCCGCGCCGTCCAGGGGCTCGGCGTCGGCGGGCTGTCCGCGCTGGCCCAGGTGATCCTCGGCGACGTGGTGGAGCCGCGGCAGCGGGGCCGCTACGCCGGATTCATCGGCGCCGTCTTCGGCGTCTCCACCGTCGCCGGGCCGCTGCTCGGCGGGTTCATCGTGGACGCCGACGGCCTCGGCTGGCGCTGGTGCTTCTACGTCTGCGTCCCGCTCGCCGTGGTCGCCTTCCTGGTCATCCAGAAGGTGCTGACGCTGCCCAAGGTGAAGCGCGACACCCGGCTGGACATCCTCGGCGCGTTCACCATCACCGGCAGCGCCACCGTCCTGATGCTGCTGCTGTCGCTGGGCGGCAAGGAGTTCGCCTGGAACTCCGCCTGGACGTACGGGCTGGCCGCCGGCGCCGTGCTGCTCATGCTGCTGGCGGTCACGGCGGAACGGCGCGCCGCCGAGCCGATCCTGCCGCCTCGGCTGTTCCGCAACCGCACCTTCGTCCTGACCGGTGTGGCCTCGCTGTGCGTGGGCATCGCGATGTTCGGCGCGCTGATCTACCTGCCCCAGTTCCTCCAGATCGTCAGGGGGATGAGCCCCACCGCCTCAGGGCTGATGGCGCTGCCACTGGTCATCGGCATGTTCGTCACCTCCACCGTGTCCGGCCAGATCGTCACCCGTACCGGCCGGTGGAAGGTGTTCCCGGTCGTCGGGCTGCTGTGCACGGGCGCGGGGATGTACCTGCTGTCCCGGCTGCACACCGACTCCAGCGACCTGATGATGGGCGTGGCCGTGGCCGTGCTCGGCGTCGGGCTCGGGCTCACGCTGCAGATCCTGATGCTGGCCGCGCAGAACGCCGCCGGCCGCGCCGACCTGGCCGCCACCACCTCCGGCGTCTCGTTCTTCCGCAACCTGGGCGGCGCGATGGGCGTGGCCGCGTTCGGCGCGATCCTGACCAACCGGCTCACCGCCGAGCTGAACGGCGCGCTCGCCGCCGCCCGTGTCCGCCCGCCCGCCGGAACGGGCACGGTGCTCGGCTCGCCCGACGAGATCCACCGGCTGCCCGAGCCGTTCCAGCACATCGTGCTGGAGTCGTTCACGAGGGCGCTGGAGACGGTCTTCCTGGTCGGCGTCCCGGTCGCCGTGCTGGGCTTCCTGGCCGTGATCGCGCTCAAGGAGCTGCCGCTGCGCGGAGACACGGGCCCCACCCCGGAGACGGCGCCCGCGACCGTCCCGGAGACCAGCCCGGTGAGCCGCTAA
- a CDS encoding SecDF P1 head subdomain-containing protein: protein MRVIPRRRKDRRGSQDAAPSAPATTWPASATAAGPSAGAEPSSPSKPSKPSKPSKGSGRAGGGGPAKGVKSAGSPEPSSAAAGGATGTLELEPGTVTGPVTGPVTGTESGPEAARRARSAERRRTAAELKRSRAARRRGTARRDRAAREHRSSMLAMIIMLGLLIATVVVSGGLFAASMRTRPVTLAAPLHIYPVTQTAPGQCPAGTQGISGQTSGGPACYQLSQGIAIRKVADLRVQRARDRNAYDVAITLRSNDRQAFAALTRATLNRDLAFVVRNQLVTVPRVDTPILDGKVMITGPSSRAEAGRLVRSLRGG from the coding sequence ATGCGGGTCATTCCGCGACGCAGGAAGGACCGCCGGGGTTCACAGGACGCCGCGCCTTCCGCGCCTGCCACGACGTGGCCCGCGTCCGCGACCGCCGCCGGGCCGTCCGCGGGAGCAGAGCCGTCCAGCCCGTCCAAGCCGTCCAAGCCGTCCAAGCCGTCCAAGGGTTCCGGGCGTGCCGGGGGCGGCGGGCCTGCGAAGGGCGTGAAGTCCGCGGGGTCGCCGGAGCCGTCGTCCGCCGCGGCCGGTGGAGCCACCGGCACCCTGGAGCTGGAGCCCGGCACCGTGACCGGCCCCGTCACCGGCCCTGTGACCGGTACGGAGAGCGGTCCCGAGGCCGCGCGGCGGGCCCGGTCGGCCGAACGGCGGCGCACCGCGGCCGAGCTCAAGCGCAGCCGGGCGGCGCGGCGCCGGGGCACGGCCCGCCGGGACCGGGCGGCCCGCGAGCACCGCTCCTCGATGCTGGCCATGATCATCATGCTCGGGCTGCTGATCGCCACGGTGGTGGTCAGCGGCGGCCTGTTCGCCGCGTCCATGCGCACGCGGCCCGTCACGCTGGCGGCGCCGCTGCACATCTACCCGGTGACGCAGACGGCGCCCGGCCAGTGCCCCGCGGGCACGCAGGGCATCTCCGGGCAGACCTCCGGCGGACCGGCCTGCTACCAGCTGAGCCAGGGCATCGCCATCCGCAAGGTGGCCGACCTGCGGGTGCAGCGCGCCCGTGACCGCAACGCCTACGACGTCGCCATCACCCTCCGCTCCAACGACCGGCAGGCGTTCGCCGCCCTGACCCGCGCGACGCTGAACCGCGACCTCGCCTTCGTCGTACGGAACCAGCTGGTCACGGTGCCGCGCGTGGACACCCCGATCCTGGACGGCAAGGTCATGATCACCGGCCCGTCGAGCCGGGCCGAGGCGGGCCGCCTCGTCCGCAGCCTCAGGGGCGGTTAG
- a CDS encoding 2-oxoacid:ferredoxin oxidoreductase subunit beta, protein MSENGLNGASNGNGSNGVNGVNGEGRTALSLVPKTDQKQTMKDFKTDQEVRWCPGCGDYAILAAVQSFLPELGLRRENITFVSGIGCSSRFPYYMNTYGFHSIHGRAPAIATGLASSRPDLSVWVVTGDGDALSIGGNHLIHALRRNVNLKILLFNNRIYGLTKGQYSPTSELGKITKSTPMGSLDAPFNPISLALGAEGSFVARTIDSDRKHLQSVLREAAQHQGTALVEIYQNCNIFNDGAFDPLKDAGVRDDVTVRLEHGQPIVFGAEGQKALRRTPTGSFEVVNVADVDPSEIAVHDAHAPDPSQAFALSRLDSPAFEHTPIGIFRQVRRPSYDELLGDQVEGAVRAQGKGDLAALLGSGDTWRID, encoded by the coding sequence GTGAGTGAGAACGGCCTCAACGGCGCCTCGAACGGCAACGGTTCGAACGGCGTCAACGGTGTCAACGGCGAGGGCCGCACCGCCCTGTCGCTGGTCCCGAAGACCGACCAGAAGCAGACCATGAAGGACTTCAAGACCGACCAGGAGGTGCGCTGGTGCCCGGGCTGCGGGGACTACGCGATCCTGGCCGCCGTCCAGTCCTTCCTGCCCGAGCTGGGGCTGCGCCGGGAGAACATCACGTTCGTCTCCGGCATCGGCTGCTCGTCGCGGTTCCCGTACTACATGAACACCTACGGGTTCCACTCGATCCACGGCCGCGCGCCGGCGATCGCGACCGGGCTGGCCTCGTCCCGCCCCGACCTGTCGGTGTGGGTGGTCACCGGTGACGGCGACGCGCTGTCGATCGGCGGCAACCACCTGATCCACGCGCTGCGCCGCAACGTCAACCTGAAGATCCTGCTGTTCAACAACCGGATCTACGGGCTGACCAAGGGGCAGTACTCGCCGACCTCGGAGCTGGGCAAGATCACCAAGTCGACCCCGATGGGCTCGCTGGACGCCCCGTTCAACCCGATCTCGCTGGCGCTCGGCGCGGAGGGCTCCTTCGTGGCGCGCACCATCGACTCCGACCGCAAGCACCTGCAGTCGGTGCTGCGGGAGGCCGCCCAGCACCAGGGCACGGCGCTGGTGGAGATCTACCAGAACTGCAACATCTTCAACGACGGCGCCTTCGACCCGCTCAAGGACGCCGGGGTCCGCGACGACGTCACGGTCCGGCTGGAGCACGGGCAGCCGATCGTCTTCGGCGCCGAGGGGCAGAAGGCGCTGCGGCGCACGCCGACCGGCTCGTTCGAGGTCGTGAACGTCGCCGACGTGGACCCGTCGGAGATCGCGGTGCACGACGCGCACGCCCCGGACCCGTCGCAGGCGTTCGCGCTGTCGCGGCTGGACTCCCCCGCGTTCGAGCACACCCCGATCGGCATCTTCCGGCAGGTCCGGCGGCCCTCGTACGACGAGCTGCTGGGCGACCAGGTCGAGGGCGCCGTGCGCGCCCAGGGCAAGGGCGACCTCGCCGCGCTGCTCGGCAGCGGGGACACCTGGCGGATCGACTAG
- a CDS encoding 2-oxoacid:acceptor oxidoreductase subunit alpha, translating into MTKQVQRLDRVIIRFAGDSGDGMQLTGDRFTQETAAFGNDLSTLPNFPAEIRAPAGTLPGVSSFQLHFADHDILTPGDAPNVLVAMNPAALKANLGDLPRGADLIVNTDEFSKRNLAKVGYAADPVQDGTLSEYRVHALPLTSMTVTALADFEISKKDAERAKNMFALGLLSWLYHRPTEGTIAFLERKFASKPEIMKANVAAFQAGWSYGETTEAFSVQYEIKPAEHEPGLYRNITGNVALAYGLIAAGERSGLSIYLGSYPITPASDILHELSKHKRFGVRTFQAEDEIAAVGAALGASFGGSLGVTTTSGPGIALKSETIGLGVATELPLLVIDVQRAGPSTGLPTKTEQADLLQAMHGRNGEAPVPVIAPRSPSDCFDAALEAARIAVKYRTPVILLSDGYLANGSEPWKLPDVDSLPTIEPGFAEPNQEDFQPFRRDPLTLARPWAIPGTPGLEHRIGGLEKADGSGNISYDPANHDLMVRSRQAKIDGIAADIAPLEVDDPDHAGVLVLGWGGTFGAISAGVRRVRRTGRKVAQAHLRHLNPFPANLEQVLRSYDKVVVPEINLGQLALLLRGRFLVDVISYNQVRGLPFKAEELEGVIRDVIDSE; encoded by the coding sequence GTGACCAAACAGGTCCAGCGACTCGACCGCGTCATCATCCGCTTCGCCGGTGACTCCGGTGACGGCATGCAGCTGACCGGCGATCGCTTCACCCAGGAGACGGCGGCGTTCGGCAACGACTTGTCGACGCTGCCGAACTTCCCGGCCGAAATCCGCGCCCCGGCCGGCACGCTTCCCGGAGTGTCCAGCTTCCAGCTGCACTTCGCCGACCACGACATCCTGACCCCCGGCGACGCGCCCAACGTCCTGGTCGCCATGAACCCGGCCGCGCTCAAGGCCAACCTCGGCGACCTGCCCCGCGGCGCCGACCTGATCGTCAACACCGACGAGTTCAGCAAGCGCAACCTGGCCAAGGTCGGCTACGCGGCCGACCCGGTCCAGGACGGCACCCTCTCCGAGTACCGCGTGCACGCCCTGCCGCTCACCTCGATGACGGTGACCGCGCTGGCCGATTTCGAGATCTCCAAGAAGGACGCCGAGCGGGCCAAGAACATGTTCGCCCTCGGGCTGCTGTCCTGGCTCTACCACCGGCCCACGGAGGGGACGATCGCGTTCCTGGAACGCAAGTTCGCCTCCAAGCCGGAGATCATGAAGGCCAACGTGGCGGCCTTCCAGGCGGGCTGGAGCTACGGCGAGACCACCGAGGCGTTCTCGGTGCAGTACGAGATCAAGCCGGCCGAGCACGAGCCCGGCCTGTACCGCAACATCACCGGGAACGTGGCACTGGCCTACGGCCTGATCGCCGCCGGTGAGCGCAGCGGGCTGTCGATCTACCTCGGCTCGTACCCGATCACCCCGGCCTCCGACATCCTGCACGAGCTGTCGAAGCACAAGCGGTTCGGGGTGCGCACGTTCCAGGCCGAGGACGAGATCGCCGCGGTCGGCGCCGCGCTGGGCGCCTCGTTCGGCGGCTCGCTCGGCGTCACCACCACCTCCGGGCCCGGCATCGCGCTCAAGAGCGAGACCATCGGCCTGGGCGTGGCCACCGAGCTGCCGCTGCTGGTCATCGACGTGCAGCGGGCGGGCCCGTCCACCGGCCTGCCCACCAAGACCGAGCAGGCCGACCTGCTGCAGGCCATGCACGGGCGCAACGGCGAGGCCCCGGTCCCGGTGATCGCGCCCCGCAGTCCCTCGGACTGCTTCGACGCGGCGCTGGAGGCGGCCCGGATCGCGGTGAAGTACCGCACCCCCGTGATCCTGCTGTCGGACGGCTACCTGGCCAACGGCTCCGAGCCGTGGAAGCTGCCGGACGTGGACTCCCTCCCCACCATCGAGCCCGGCTTCGCCGAGCCGAACCAGGAGGACTTCCAGCCGTTCAGGCGCGACCCGCTGACCCTGGCCCGGCCGTGGGCGATCCCGGGCACCCCGGGGCTGGAGCACCGGATCGGGGGCCTGGAGAAGGCCGACGGTTCGGGCAACATCTCCTACGACCCGGCCAACCACGACCTGATGGTCCGGTCGCGGCAGGCCAAGATCGACGGAATCGCCGCCGACATCGCCCCGCTGGAGGTCGACGACCCCGACCACGCCGGCGTGCTGGTGCTGGGCTGGGGCGGCACGTTCGGGGCGATCTCGGCCGGGGTGCGCCGGGTCCGGCGGACCGGGCGGAAGGTCGCGCAGGCCCACCTGCGCCACCTCAACCCGTTCCCCGCCAACCTGGAACAGGTGCTGCGGTCCTACGACAAGGTCGTGGTTCCGGAGATCAACCTCGGGCAGCTGGCCCTGCTGCTGCGCGGCCGGTTCCTCGTCGACGTGATCAGCTACAACCAGGTCCGCGGCCTCCCCTTCAAGGCCGAGGAGCTGGAAGGCGTCATCCGGGATGTGATCGACAGTGAGTGA
- a CDS encoding putative leader peptide — MWAACWGWSTVSAPRRSRRPGAAHPRPAGRPPLPRRRPDGGRAAAQAEARTSARAAARTAARRSSPGRRGRGPGAVGPGHFRPVYSSGVTSVPPGSPRSSPEPPRLVRRLHVDLCRLASCLCSG; from the coding sequence ATGTGGGCCGCCTGCTGGGGCTGGTCGACCGTGAGCGCGCCGCGCAGGTCGCGGCGGCCCGGAGCGGCGCACCCGCGCCCGGCGGGGCGACCGCCTCTCCCTCGCCGGCGCCCTGACGGCGGCCGGGCGGCGGCCCAGGCCGAGGCCCGGACTTCGGCCCGGGCCGCGGCCCGGACCGCGGCCCGTAGATCATCACCAGGTCGGCGCGGGCGGGGGCCGGGGGCGGTTGGACCGGGCCATTTTCGTCCTGTCTATAGTTCGGGGGTGACCTCCGTGCCCCCGGGGAGCCCCCGCTCCTCGCCCGAACCTCCGCGGCTCGTGCGGCGGCTTCACGTCGACCTGTGCCGCCTGGCGAGCTGCCTGTGTTCGGGGTGA
- a CDS encoding NADH-quinone oxidoreductase subunit A, which yields MTDYFGSYLVVVALVLVGGGIVGGGLAANRMLRPHRPTAEKLTTYECGVDPVGMGWAQSYVRYYVFAYLYVVFAVDAVFLFPWATVFAAPGYGMTTLGEMFVFLGFLATGLLYAGKKGVLSWV from the coding sequence GTGACGGACTATTTCGGCTCGTATCTCGTCGTGGTGGCGTTGGTCCTGGTCGGCGGCGGGATCGTGGGCGGCGGGCTGGCCGCCAACCGCATGCTGCGCCCGCACCGTCCCACCGCGGAGAAGCTGACCACTTACGAATGCGGCGTGGACCCCGTCGGCATGGGGTGGGCGCAGTCGTACGTGCGCTACTACGTGTTCGCCTACCTGTACGTGGTGTTCGCCGTCGACGCGGTCTTCCTCTTCCCCTGGGCCACGGTCTTCGCCGCGCCCGGCTACGGCATGACCACCCTCGGGGAGATGTTCGTCTTCCTGGGCTTCCTCGCCACGGGCCTGCTGTACGCGGGCAAGAAGGGCGTCCTGTCGTGGGTGTGA
- a CDS encoding NADH-quinone oxidoreductase subunit C codes for MSAAGPLAAAWDARFGEEVSSEETFGGLAVGVPPDLWPDALTFARDDLSCGFFDWLTGVDELDEGFAVVAHVYSLERAHHLLIRTRVPRDDPRLATATGIYRGAGWHERETFEMFGVVFEGHPDLKPLLLPDGFEGHPLRKEFVLAARVAKAWPGAKEPGESGGGAPSRRRVRPPGVPDEGTWGAAAEHRPSRGAPERRAPERRGPDA; via the coding sequence ATGAGCGCGGCCGGCCCGCTCGCCGCAGCCTGGGACGCGCGGTTCGGCGAGGAGGTGTCCAGCGAGGAGACCTTCGGCGGCCTCGCGGTGGGGGTGCCGCCCGACCTGTGGCCGGACGCGCTGACGTTCGCGCGGGACGACCTGTCCTGCGGGTTCTTCGACTGGCTGACCGGTGTGGACGAGCTGGACGAGGGGTTCGCCGTGGTGGCGCACGTCTACTCGCTGGAACGGGCCCACCACCTGCTGATCCGGACGCGGGTGCCGCGGGACGATCCGAGGCTGGCGACCGCGACCGGGATCTACCGGGGCGCCGGGTGGCATGAGCGGGAGACGTTCGAGATGTTCGGCGTGGTCTTCGAGGGCCATCCCGACCTGAAGCCGCTGCTGCTGCCCGACGGCTTCGAGGGGCATCCGCTGCGCAAGGAGTTCGTGCTGGCGGCCCGGGTCGCCAAGGCGTGGCCCGGGGCGAAGGAGCCCGGCGAGTCGGGCGGCGGGGCGCCCAGCCGCCGCCGCGTCCGCCCGCCCGGCGTTCCCGACGAGGGGACGTGGGGCGCCGCGGCCGAGCACCGGCCCTCGCGGGGCGCGCCGGAGAGGCGGGCGCCGGAGAGGCGGGGACCGGATGCTTGA
- the nuoH gene encoding NADH-quinone oxidoreductase subunit NuoH — MLEIVVKLALVAAGFALLPLLVGQAEHKVMAHMQGRLGPMYAGGFHGWAQLVADGVKFAQKEDVVPRDADRRVFKLAPAVALVPYLLVLLVIPVGPDGQVALDLGVGLFFALAVMGVGVIGAIMAGWASANKYSLLGGMRVAAQLMSYELPMVFAASSVAMAAGTLSLGGIAEEWRWWWLPWQAVGAVVFFVAGLAELRRPPFDMPVADSEIIFGPYTEYGGLRFALFILAEYAGIVVLCALTTVLFLGGWKGPFLETELGWLWTLLKTFALAFVVIWLRVSFPRMREDQLQKLAWAYLVPLSLAQLALTGVVKVAVQG; from the coding sequence ATGCTTGAGATCGTCGTCAAGCTGGCGCTGGTCGCGGCCGGGTTCGCGCTGCTGCCGCTCCTGGTGGGGCAGGCGGAGCACAAGGTCATGGCGCACATGCAGGGGCGGCTCGGCCCGATGTACGCCGGCGGTTTCCACGGGTGGGCGCAGCTGGTCGCCGACGGCGTGAAGTTCGCCCAGAAGGAGGACGTGGTCCCCCGGGACGCCGACCGCCGGGTGTTCAAGCTGGCCCCCGCGGTGGCGCTCGTCCCGTACCTGCTGGTGCTCCTGGTGATCCCGGTCGGGCCGGACGGCCAGGTGGCCCTCGACCTCGGTGTCGGGCTGTTCTTCGCGCTGGCGGTGATGGGCGTCGGCGTGATCGGCGCGATCATGGCGGGTTGGGCCAGCGCCAACAAGTACTCGCTGCTGGGCGGGATGCGGGTCGCGGCCCAGCTCATGTCGTACGAGCTGCCGATGGTGTTCGCGGCCTCGTCGGTCGCGATGGCCGCCGGGACGCTGTCGCTGGGCGGCATCGCCGAGGAGTGGCGCTGGTGGTGGCTGCCCTGGCAGGCGGTCGGCGCGGTGGTGTTCTTCGTGGCGGGCCTGGCCGAGCTGCGCCGCCCGCCGTTCGACATGCCGGTGGCCGACTCCGAGATCATCTTCGGCCCGTACACCGAGTACGGCGGGCTGCGGTTCGCGCTGTTCATCCTGGCCGAGTACGCGGGCATCGTGGTGCTGTGCGCGCTGACCACCGTGCTGTTCCTGGGCGGCTGGAAGGGGCCGTTCCTGGAGACCGAGCTGGGCTGGCTGTGGACGCTGCTCAAGACGTTCGCGCTGGCCTTCGTGGTGATCTGGCTCCGGGTGAGCTTCCCGCGCATGCGGGAGGACCAGCTGCAGAAGCTGGCCTGGGCCTACCTGGTCCCGCTGTCGCTCGCGCAGCTCGCCCTCACCGGCGTCGTCAAGGTCGCCGTCCAGGGCTGA
- a CDS encoding helix-hairpin-helix domain-containing protein, whose protein sequence is MDHGVDGPFNRDQGDGPDQDFTKGPRPAPGPPGAGRPPYPHGHPSGGPTGPFQRPPHAQPPMAPGWQPPRPMPPVPPPHPPPPPLPIPPPAGEPRGILWAFVPFLTFGFGTPFSFLYAALRNKSWNLGATAAGYGAATGMAMLLTQAESALFGALSGIMMLTLWIAGTVHAFAVRPSAFPRGAPHDARNEHAIRLAKYRRTLREQARALAAEDPALAHELRIGRPDLPRGYDDGGLIDVNHAPPATLALLPGADDALVERIVRHRAEHGGFLSAEELAVDLDLPPALLPQLAEYAIFLP, encoded by the coding sequence GTGGACCACGGCGTGGACGGGCCTTTCAACAGGGATCAGGGCGACGGCCCCGACCAGGACTTCACCAAGGGCCCCCGCCCGGCTCCGGGGCCACCGGGGGCGGGCAGGCCCCCGTACCCGCACGGCCACCCCTCCGGCGGGCCGACCGGGCCCTTCCAGCGGCCCCCGCACGCCCAGCCGCCGATGGCGCCGGGCTGGCAACCCCCGCGGCCCATGCCGCCGGTGCCGCCGCCCCATCCTCCGCCTCCGCCCCTCCCCATCCCGCCGCCTGCGGGTGAGCCGCGCGGGATCCTGTGGGCGTTCGTGCCGTTCCTCACGTTCGGGTTCGGCACGCCCTTCTCGTTCCTGTACGCGGCCCTGCGGAACAAGTCGTGGAACCTCGGCGCGACCGCCGCCGGCTACGGCGCCGCGACCGGCATGGCCATGCTGCTGACGCAGGCCGAGAGCGCCCTTTTCGGCGCGCTGAGCGGCATCATGATGCTGACCCTGTGGATCGCCGGGACGGTGCACGCCTTCGCGGTACGGCCCTCGGCGTTCCCCCGCGGCGCCCCGCACGACGCCCGCAACGAGCACGCCATCCGGCTGGCCAAGTACCGCCGTACGCTGCGCGAGCAGGCCCGCGCGCTGGCCGCGGAGGACCCGGCGCTCGCGCACGAGCTGCGGATCGGCCGGCCCGACCTGCCGCGGGGCTACGACGACGGCGGCCTGATCGACGTCAACCACGCGCCCCCGGCGACCCTCGCGCTGCTGCCCGGCGCGGACGACGCCCTGGTCGAACGCATCGTCCGGCACCGCGCCGAGCACGGCGGCTTCCTCTCGGCCGAGGAGCTGGCCGTCGACCTCGACCTGCCGCCCGCGCTGCTCCCCCAGCTCGCCGAGTACGCCATCTTCCTCCCCTGA
- a CDS encoding NADH-quinone oxidoreductase subunit I codes for MGRLPGGGLAKGLAVTLRTMTRRSITRQYPEVQPDLPPRSRGVIALFEENCTVCMLCARECPDWCIYIDSHKETLPAEGGGRPRTRNVLDRFAIDFALCMYCGICIEVCPFDALFWSPEFEYAEYDIAELTHEKERLREWMWTVPPPPAHDPGAEPPKELSAAERSAARGAGRAAGRPPGPGGGGAAP; via the coding sequence GTGGGACGGCTACCAGGAGGCGGGCTGGCCAAGGGGCTGGCGGTCACGTTGCGGACGATGACTCGGCGCTCCATCACGCGACAGTACCCGGAGGTGCAGCCGGATCTGCCCCCGCGCAGCCGGGGGGTGATCGCGCTCTTCGAGGAGAACTGCACGGTGTGCATGCTCTGCGCCCGTGAGTGTCCCGACTGGTGCATCTACATCGACTCGCACAAGGAGACGCTGCCCGCCGAGGGCGGCGGCCGGCCGCGCACCCGCAACGTGCTGGACCGGTTCGCGATCGACTTCGCGCTGTGCATGTACTGCGGGATCTGCATCGAGGTGTGCCCGTTCGACGCGCTGTTCTGGTCGCCGGAGTTCGAGTACGCCGAGTACGACATCGCGGAGCTGACCCACGAGAAGGAGCGGCTGCGCGAGTGGATGTGGACCGTCCCGCCGCCGCCGGCGCACGATCCGGGCGCGGAGCCGCCCAAGGAGCTGTCCGCCGCCGAGCGTTCCGCCGCCCGCGGCGCCGGCCGTGCCGCGGGACGGCCCCCGGGCCCCGGCGGCGGGGGAGCGGCCCCGTGA
- a CDS encoding NADH-quinone oxidoreductase subunit J, producing the protein MTGPEIVFSLLGVVAVGSAILVVTTRQLVHAALWLVVSFGALAGGYLVLTAEFVAWVQVLIYVGAVVVLLLFGIMLTRAPIGESAELDSGNRWAALAVAVATASVLVTVMVMGFHDAYTPLRAGGGSAEALGASVFRTWVLPFEVLSVLLLAALIGAIVLSRSDIGPGAPEDEPPPRDEPPPRDEPRSEAEPEPGPGREGGR; encoded by the coding sequence GTGACCGGGCCGGAGATCGTCTTCTCGCTGCTGGGCGTGGTCGCGGTCGGCTCCGCGATCCTGGTGGTGACCACCCGGCAGCTGGTGCACGCGGCGCTGTGGCTGGTGGTGTCGTTCGGCGCGCTGGCCGGGGGCTACCTGGTGCTGACCGCCGAGTTCGTCGCCTGGGTGCAGGTGCTGATCTACGTGGGCGCGGTGGTCGTGCTGCTGCTGTTCGGGATCATGCTGACCCGGGCCCCGATCGGGGAGTCGGCCGAGCTGGACTCGGGCAACCGGTGGGCGGCGCTGGCGGTGGCCGTGGCGACCGCCAGCGTGCTGGTGACGGTCATGGTGATGGGGTTCCACGACGCCTACACGCCGTTGCGCGCGGGAGGGGGCTCGGCGGAGGCGCTGGGCGCGAGCGTGTTCCGGACCTGGGTGCTGCCGTTCGAGGTGCTGTCGGTGCTGCTGCTGGCCGCGCTGATCGGCGCGATCGTGCTGTCGCGCTCCGACATCGGGCCGGGCGCGCCCGAGGACGAACCGCCTCCCCGGGACGAACCGCCTCCTCGGGACGAACCGCGCTCCGAGGCGGAGCCGGAGCCGGGGCCGGGCCGGGAGGGCGGTCGCTGA